One genomic window of Nicotiana sylvestris chromosome 10, ASM39365v2, whole genome shotgun sequence includes the following:
- the LOC138879493 gene encoding uncharacterized protein yields MKRFTKIEFKHGLRILNEFADVVATLSSMIQHPDKNFIDPIPVRIHGQPAYYAHVEEETDENPWFHDIKEYLAKGEYPEHANHTQKGTLRRLSNHFFQSGGILYIRTLDLGLLRCVDAREATKLLEEIHAGTCGPHMNGFVLAKKILEDDTFG; encoded by the coding sequence atgaagaggttcacaaagatagaattcaaacatggtcTGAGAATCTTGAATGAGTTTGCAGATGTAGTGGCCACCttgtcttccatgatacaacatccagataagaatttcatcgatcccattccagtaaggaTCCATGGTCAGCCAGCTTattatgctcatgttgaagaagaaacagacgaAAATccatggtttcacgatatcaaggaatatttggcaaaaggagaatacccggagcatgcaaatcatactcagaaaggcacgctccggagattgtccaatcatttcttccaaagtggagGAATTCTATATATAAGGACTCTAGACCTAGGGTTATTACGGTGTGTTGATGCCAGAGAAGCTACCAAACTGCTCGAGGAGATACACGCTGGAAcctgcggaccacacatgaatggttttgttttggccaagaagatactagAGGatgatacttttggatga